In Streptomyces sp. NBC_00414, a single window of DNA contains:
- a CDS encoding (2Fe-2S)-binding protein: MNLDPGLDRLASLEGFFALRTGRPPLRTGRPPLPTLAETYATPGVTAEPDEAESDHIDPDHVDPGHIDPDDIDPDDIEFDPLTFRVDKVVRLLAAPEERVGASVAQQGLAARLWSVALGAAVLYGQVPDLDPRLLRWDADGSAPDDLWLSRVRALPGDAATIRRLVQHGHLEPLSAALRARHPVAAGLLWGNAASALASAARLLDGWAAAHGRADLGGRARALAAELLDHPDLRDTGTLDGTDFRRRSCCLYYRVPGGGVCGDCCFTRAPRS, from the coding sequence GTGAATCTCGATCCGGGTCTCGATCGGCTCGCCTCCCTCGAAGGTTTCTTCGCCCTGCGCACAGGACGGCCGCCCCTGCGCACGGGCCGGCCACCGCTGCCGACGCTCGCCGAGACCTACGCGACACCGGGTGTCACGGCCGAGCCCGATGAAGCCGAGTCCGATCACATCGACCCCGATCACGTCGATCCCGGTCATATCGACCCCGATGACATCGACCCCGATGACATCGAGTTCGATCCGCTGACTTTCCGTGTCGACAAGGTCGTACGGCTGCTGGCCGCGCCCGAGGAGCGCGTCGGGGCCTCCGTGGCGCAGCAGGGGCTGGCCGCACGGCTGTGGTCCGTCGCCCTCGGCGCGGCCGTGCTCTACGGGCAGGTGCCGGATCTCGACCCGCGCCTTCTGCGCTGGGACGCCGACGGCAGCGCCCCCGACGACCTGTGGCTGTCGCGGGTGCGCGCGCTGCCCGGCGACGCGGCGACGATCCGGCGGCTCGTGCAGCACGGCCACCTGGAACCCCTCTCGGCGGCCCTGCGGGCCAGGCACCCGGTGGCGGCGGGGCTGCTGTGGGGCAACGCGGCCTCGGCGCTCGCGAGCGCCGCGCGCCTGCTCGACGGCTGGGCCGCCGCCCACGGCCGCGCCGACCTGGGCGGGCGCGCCCGCGCGCTCGCCGCCGAACTCCTCGACCACCCCGACCTCCGGGACACCGGAACCCTGGACGGAACGGACTTCCGGCGCCGCAGCTGCTGCCTCTACTACCGGGTCCCCGGCGGCGGCGTGTGCGGCGACTGCTGCTTCACGCGCGCGCCGCGGTCCTGA
- the glgC gene encoding glucose-1-phosphate adenylyltransferase, which translates to MRRGGPSVLGIVLAGGEGKRLMPLTADRAKPAVTFGGTYRLVDFVLSNLVNADILRICVLTQYKSHSLDRHVTTTWRMSSLLGNYVTPVPAQQRLGPRWYLGSADAILQSLNLVYDEQPEYVAVFGADHVYRMDPRQMLTQHIDSGAGVTVAGIRVPRAESSSFGVITPGTDGQTVERFLEKPADPPGLHDDPDCVFASMGNYIFTTKALIEALQRDAEEANSVHDMGGSILPQLTDRGEARLYDFSDNHVPGETTRDQGYWRDVGTLDAYYDAHMDLIAERPAFNLFNRSWPIYTSSGQLSPARFNAGGIASESIISAGCLIRGQVTRSVLSPGVVVDPGAVVQGSILHDNVHIGRGAVVRGAVLDKNVQVPPGATIGVNPDRDKELYTVSGGGVIALGKGQQVP; encoded by the coding sequence ATGCGTCGTGGTGGACCTTCGGTGCTCGGGATCGTGCTGGCGGGCGGGGAAGGCAAACGCCTGATGCCCCTCACCGCGGACCGCGCCAAACCAGCGGTCACGTTCGGAGGCACGTACCGCCTCGTCGACTTCGTACTGTCCAACCTCGTCAATGCCGACATTCTGCGCATCTGTGTCCTGACGCAGTACAAGTCGCACTCGCTCGACCGGCACGTCACCACGACCTGGCGGATGTCCAGCCTGCTGGGCAACTACGTGACGCCCGTCCCGGCGCAGCAGCGCCTCGGCCCGCGCTGGTACCTGGGCAGCGCGGACGCGATCCTGCAGTCGCTGAACCTGGTGTACGACGAACAGCCCGAGTACGTCGCGGTGTTCGGCGCCGACCACGTCTACCGCATGGACCCGCGCCAGATGCTCACGCAGCACATCGACAGCGGAGCGGGCGTGACCGTGGCCGGTATCCGCGTGCCGCGGGCCGAGTCGTCGTCCTTCGGCGTGATCACGCCGGGCACGGACGGGCAGACGGTGGAGCGTTTCCTGGAGAAGCCCGCGGACCCGCCCGGCCTGCACGACGACCCCGACTGCGTCTTCGCGTCCATGGGCAACTACATCTTCACCACCAAGGCCCTGATAGAGGCGCTGCAGCGGGACGCCGAGGAGGCGAACTCCGTGCACGACATGGGCGGCTCGATACTCCCGCAGCTCACCGACCGCGGCGAGGCCCGGCTCTACGACTTCAGCGACAACCACGTGCCCGGCGAGACCACCCGCGACCAGGGCTACTGGCGCGACGTGGGCACCCTCGACGCGTACTACGACGCCCACATGGACCTGATCGCCGAGCGGCCCGCCTTCAACCTCTTCAACCGCAGCTGGCCCATCTACACCAGCTCCGGCCAGCTGTCGCCGGCCCGGTTCAACGCGGGCGGCATCGCGAGCGAGTCGATCATCAGCGCGGGCTGCCTCATCCGGGGCCAGGTCACGCGCTCGGTGCTCTCCCCGGGCGTCGTCGTCGACCCGGGAGCCGTCGTCCAGGGGTCGATCCTCCACGACAACGTGCACATCGGGCGCGGCGCGGTCGTGCGAGGCGCGGTCCTCGACAAGAACGTGCAGGTACCCCCGGGCGCGACCATAGGCGTCAATCCGGACCGGGACAAAGAGCTCTACACGGTCTCCGGAGGCGGCGTGATAGCCCTCGGGAAGGGCCAGCAGGTGCCCTGA
- the glgA gene encoding glycogen synthase → MRVGLLTREYPPDVYGGAGVHVEFLARELRPLTDLDVHCWGEGAGGGVVRHRPWPALDGANDALRTFSVDLSMAAALGDRDLVHSHTWYANLAGHFAKLQHGIPHVMTAHSLEPLRPWKAEQLGGGYALSSWAERTAIESADGVIAVSGAMREDILGCYPSLDPAKVHVVHNGIDTTLYRPDHGTDVLERLGLDTSRPYVLFVGRITRQKGVPQLLRAVRDIDPAAQVVLCAGAPDTPEIDQEFRVLFEELSRVREGVHWIPQMLPRPEVIQLLTHAAVFVCPSVYEPLGIVNLEAMACGTPVVASRVGGIPEVVEDGVSGVLVSVDEDFETGLAQALDSVLSDAEAARRMGEAGRVRAVGEFGWDAVAGRTVRLYEEILKQA, encoded by the coding sequence GTGCGAGTGGGACTGCTGACCCGCGAATATCCGCCGGACGTGTACGGCGGAGCGGGAGTCCATGTCGAGTTCCTCGCCCGGGAGCTGCGGCCCCTCACGGACCTGGACGTGCACTGCTGGGGCGAGGGCGCCGGCGGCGGGGTGGTGCGGCACCGGCCCTGGCCCGCGCTCGACGGCGCCAACGACGCGCTGCGCACCTTCTCCGTGGACCTCTCCATGGCCGCCGCGCTGGGCGACCGCGACCTCGTCCACTCGCACACCTGGTACGCCAATCTCGCGGGCCACTTCGCGAAACTGCAGCACGGCATCCCGCACGTGATGACCGCGCACTCCCTGGAGCCGCTGCGCCCCTGGAAGGCCGAGCAGCTGGGCGGCGGCTACGCCCTCTCCAGCTGGGCCGAGCGCACCGCGATCGAGTCCGCCGACGGAGTGATCGCCGTCTCCGGGGCCATGCGCGAGGACATCCTCGGCTGCTATCCGTCCCTGGACCCGGCCAAGGTGCACGTCGTGCACAACGGCATCGACACCACTCTTTACCGGCCGGACCACGGCACGGACGTCCTGGAGCGGCTCGGCCTCGACACCTCACGGCCGTACGTGCTGTTCGTGGGCCGCATCACCCGGCAGAAGGGCGTGCCCCAGCTGCTGCGCGCGGTGCGCGACATCGACCCGGCCGCACAGGTCGTGCTCTGCGCCGGCGCGCCGGACACCCCCGAGATCGACCAGGAGTTCCGGGTCCTCTTCGAGGAATTGAGCCGGGTCCGCGAGGGAGTGCACTGGATCCCGCAGATGCTGCCCCGCCCCGAAGTGATCCAACTCCTCACCCACGCGGCCGTGTTCGTCTGCCCCTCGGTCTACGAGCCGCTCGGCATCGTCAACCTGGAGGCGATGGCCTGCGGAACCCCGGTGGTCGCGTCCCGAGTAGGCGGAATTCCCGAGGTCGTTGAGGACGGCGTAAGCGGGGTACTGGTGTCCGTGGACGAGGACTTCGAGACGGGACTCGCGCAGGCGCTGGACTCGGTCCTCTCGGATGCGGAGGCCGCCCGGCGGATGGGCGAGGCCGGACGGGTGCGGGCGGTGGGGGAGTTCGGCTGGGACGCCGTCGCCGGGCGCACGGTCCGGCTCTACGAGGAGATCCTCAAACAGGCGTAG
- a CDS encoding GmrSD restriction endonuclease domain-containing protein has translation MRAQEITFLKLVQGDKQFQVPLYQRTYSWGGEQLRQLWEDIGELVDQHLAGDPTAPHFLGSVVLAPGQIQAGGVQRWLVVDGQQRLTTLMLAFIALRDHLKETGDARGADRVHRQTLVNEFHEGPDHYRLLPTQADREAYISCVRSRAEAGGSDNVGAAYRFFLGALAEGHESGDERWAATVETVLKDLLSIVEITAEPGDNVYRIFESINNTGVGLSQSDLLRNHVFMLLPKRGERIYEELWLPMQQSLGPKNLELLVWLDLVVRGHYKTKQSEIYREQQKRLQPLAGDEAALQREIEQLAERARRFRRIIDPARERSSALRAALERLAAWGGQTHYPLTLHLLDLLDAGRTTPEDAAQALGYVESYLVRRLICQTPTTNLNRIFMEAPKELETDRPAAEAVRRFLSGRRRRWPSDEDLRGAVRAKPFYWSGRPPQRSYVLRRLEESYRSSEPVDFAKASLTVEHVLPQRPAPAWFDLLAQETESNQTPQELHDLLVHTLGNLTLTGDNAKLSNHPFERKQQILDASALRMNLEIASAERWGKAEILERADRLADRAVELWPGPIGGVKTAGEESPGWAELRAALVAMPTGTWTTYGDVAELIGSHPVPVGMYLAANPTVIGAYRVLTVEGRISPSFRWAEGVDRPPPQEMLQSEGVRFDSLQRAQPSQRLSAAELATLLGRDMSQPTAHDPLPEGEDEAKAERFRGQLRENWPDAYAGVVAALDFWRRRGGHVTYGRYEETSCFPTLDLGADRRPRLMWPVGIYPVSGTVEVVFQYLKTRSPFDDTERRRELLNRLNKIDGIELPEAKLALRPSFSLSVFARHGDEIREVLDWFVGVGLDRAQRD, from the coding sequence ATGCGCGCCCAGGAGATCACCTTCCTCAAGCTCGTCCAAGGGGACAAGCAGTTCCAAGTGCCGCTCTACCAGCGCACGTACAGCTGGGGCGGGGAACAGCTGCGACAGCTCTGGGAGGACATCGGTGAACTCGTCGACCAGCACCTGGCGGGCGATCCGACGGCGCCGCACTTCCTCGGCTCGGTGGTGCTCGCACCGGGCCAGATCCAGGCCGGCGGAGTGCAGAGATGGCTGGTGGTGGACGGACAACAGCGCCTGACCACGCTGATGCTGGCCTTCATCGCGCTGCGCGACCACCTGAAGGAGACAGGCGACGCGCGAGGCGCGGACCGGGTTCATCGCCAGACCTTGGTCAACGAGTTCCACGAGGGTCCGGACCACTACCGGCTGCTGCCCACGCAGGCCGACCGGGAGGCGTACATCTCCTGTGTCCGGTCCCGGGCCGAGGCGGGCGGGAGCGACAACGTAGGGGCTGCCTACCGCTTCTTCCTCGGCGCGCTGGCCGAGGGCCACGAGTCGGGCGACGAGCGGTGGGCCGCCACGGTCGAGACCGTGCTCAAGGACCTGCTCTCCATCGTGGAGATCACCGCGGAGCCGGGTGACAACGTGTACCGGATCTTCGAGTCGATCAACAACACGGGTGTCGGTCTCAGCCAGAGCGACCTGTTGCGCAACCACGTGTTCATGTTGCTGCCCAAGCGCGGCGAGCGGATCTACGAGGAACTGTGGCTGCCCATGCAGCAGAGCCTCGGCCCGAAGAACCTCGAACTGCTCGTCTGGCTCGACCTGGTCGTGCGCGGCCACTACAAGACCAAGCAGAGCGAGATCTACCGCGAGCAGCAGAAACGGCTCCAGCCGCTGGCAGGCGACGAGGCCGCGCTGCAACGCGAGATCGAGCAACTCGCCGAGCGCGCCCGACGATTCCGGCGGATCATCGACCCGGCACGCGAGCGGTCGTCCGCTCTCCGCGCGGCCCTGGAACGTCTGGCGGCCTGGGGCGGTCAGACGCACTACCCGCTCACACTGCATCTGCTGGACCTGCTCGACGCCGGCAGGACGACACCGGAGGACGCCGCCCAGGCGCTGGGCTACGTCGAGTCCTACCTCGTACGGCGCCTGATCTGTCAGACGCCGACCACCAATCTCAACCGCATCTTCATGGAGGCGCCGAAGGAACTGGAGACGGACCGGCCGGCCGCCGAGGCGGTGCGACGGTTCCTGTCCGGCCGGCGCCGGCGCTGGCCGAGCGACGAGGACCTGCGCGGGGCGGTCCGTGCCAAACCCTTCTACTGGTCCGGCCGCCCACCCCAGCGCAGCTACGTCCTGCGCCGTCTGGAGGAGAGCTACCGTTCCTCCGAGCCCGTGGACTTCGCCAAGGCGTCCCTCACCGTGGAGCACGTCCTGCCGCAGCGTCCCGCTCCCGCGTGGTTCGACCTGCTCGCCCAGGAGACGGAGTCGAACCAGACGCCGCAGGAACTGCACGACCTGCTGGTGCACACCCTCGGCAACCTCACGCTGACCGGTGACAACGCCAAGCTCTCCAATCACCCCTTCGAGCGCAAGCAGCAGATCCTCGACGCCAGTGCCCTTCGGATGAATCTGGAGATCGCCTCGGCGGAGCGCTGGGGCAAGGCCGAGATCCTGGAGCGTGCCGACCGGCTGGCAGACCGTGCCGTCGAGCTGTGGCCCGGCCCGATCGGCGGGGTCAAGACGGCCGGTGAGGAGTCTCCCGGCTGGGCCGAACTGCGTGCCGCGCTGGTGGCCATGCCGACCGGCACCTGGACGACGTACGGAGATGTCGCCGAGTTGATCGGCAGCCACCCGGTGCCCGTCGGGATGTATTTGGCCGCCAATCCGACGGTCATCGGCGCCTATCGCGTGCTCACCGTGGAGGGCCGGATCTCCCCGTCCTTCCGCTGGGCGGAGGGCGTCGACCGGCCACCACCGCAGGAGATGCTGCAGAGCGAGGGCGTGCGCTTCGACTCCCTGCAACGGGCTCAGCCCTCCCAGCGTCTGTCAGCGGCCGAACTGGCCACCTTGCTGGGCAGGGACATGTCGCAGCCCACCGCCCACGACCCGCTCCCCGAGGGGGAGGACGAGGCGAAGGCCGAGCGGTTCCGTGGGCAGCTGCGGGAGAACTGGCCGGACGCGTACGCCGGGGTCGTGGCGGCCCTCGACTTCTGGCGCCGCCGGGGAGGCCATGTGACCTACGGCCGGTACGAGGAGACGAGTTGCTTCCCGACACTCGATCTGGGGGCCGACCGTCGGCCGCGCCTGATGTGGCCCGTCGGGATCTACCCCGTCAGCGGGACGGTCGAGGTGGTCTTCCAGTATCTGAAGACCCGCAGTCCCTTCGACGACACGGAGCGGCGCCGGGAGCTCCTGAACCGCCTGAACAAGATCGACGGCATCGAACTCCCCGAGGCGAAGCTGGCGTTGCGTCCGTCCTTCTCTCTGAGCGTCTTCGCCCGGCACGGCGACGAGATCCGCGAGGTCCTGGACTGGTTCGTAGGGGTGGGGCTGGATCGCGCACAGCGGGATTGA
- the gndA gene encoding NADP-dependent phosphogluconate dehydrogenase, whose product MSNSAQIGVTGLAVMGRNLARNFARNGYAVALHNRTAARTHALVEEFGSEGDFIATETAKEFVAALERPRRLVIMVKAGEPTDAVIQEFAPLLEPGDMIIDGGNAHFADTRRRERELREQGIHFVGAGISGGEEGALNGPSIMPGGPVESYESLGPMLEKISAKAEDGAPCVTHVGPDGAGHFVKMVHNGIEYADMQLIGEAYQLLRDVAGYSPAQIADIFRSWNTGRLDSYLIEITAEVLSHVDAATGKPFVDVVQDQAEQKGTGRWTVQIALDLGVPVSGIAEAVFARSLSGHSALREASRGLAGPSATALSESEAAAFADQVEQALYASKIVSYTQGFHEVAAGSAEYDWNIDLGAVASIWRGGCIIRAAFLDRIREAYDAQAELPSLLSDDTFAQEIAAAQDDWRAVLVSAVQQGVPTPGFAAALAYYDALRAERLPAALTQGQRDFFGAHTYRRTDREGSFHTLWGGDRSEVSG is encoded by the coding sequence ATGAGCAACTCAGCGCAGATCGGCGTCACGGGACTCGCGGTGATGGGGCGCAATCTCGCCCGTAACTTCGCGCGGAACGGATACGCCGTCGCCCTGCACAACCGGACGGCGGCGCGCACGCACGCGCTGGTGGAGGAGTTCGGCAGTGAGGGCGACTTCATCGCGACGGAGACGGCCAAGGAGTTCGTGGCCGCGCTTGAGCGGCCCCGCCGACTGGTGATCATGGTGAAGGCCGGTGAGCCGACCGACGCGGTGATCCAGGAGTTCGCCCCGCTCCTGGAGCCCGGCGACATGATCATCGACGGGGGCAACGCGCACTTCGCGGACACCCGGCGCCGGGAGCGCGAGCTGCGCGAGCAGGGCATCCACTTCGTCGGCGCGGGCATCTCCGGCGGCGAGGAGGGCGCGCTCAACGGCCCGAGCATCATGCCCGGCGGTCCGGTCGAGTCGTACGAGTCGCTCGGCCCGATGCTGGAGAAGATCTCCGCGAAGGCCGAGGACGGCGCGCCGTGTGTGACGCACGTCGGCCCCGACGGCGCCGGGCACTTCGTGAAGATGGTGCACAACGGCATCGAGTACGCCGACATGCAGCTGATCGGCGAGGCCTACCAGCTGCTGCGTGACGTGGCCGGTTACTCACCCGCGCAGATCGCCGACATCTTCCGCAGCTGGAACACCGGCCGGCTCGACTCGTACCTGATCGAGATCACCGCCGAGGTCCTGTCGCACGTGGACGCGGCGACGGGCAAGCCCTTCGTGGACGTGGTCCAGGACCAGGCCGAGCAGAAGGGCACGGGCCGCTGGACCGTGCAGATCGCGCTGGACCTGGGCGTGCCGGTGTCGGGCATCGCCGAGGCGGTCTTCGCCCGGTCGCTGTCGGGCCACAGCGCGCTGCGCGAGGCCTCGCGCGGGCTCGCCGGGCCTTCGGCGACGGCGCTGAGCGAGTCCGAGGCGGCGGCCTTCGCCGACCAGGTGGAGCAGGCGCTGTACGCGTCGAAGATCGTGTCCTACACGCAGGGCTTCCACGAGGTCGCGGCGGGCAGCGCGGAGTACGACTGGAACATCGACCTGGGCGCGGTCGCCTCGATCTGGCGCGGGGGCTGCATCATCCGGGCGGCGTTCCTGGACCGGATCCGGGAGGCCTACGACGCGCAGGCGGAGCTGCCGAGCCTGCTCTCCGACGACACGTTCGCGCAGGAGATCGCGGCGGCGCAGGACGACTGGCGCGCGGTGCTCGTCTCCGCCGTGCAGCAGGGGGTGCCGACGCCCGGGTTCGCGGCGGCGCTGGCGTACTACGACGCGCTGCGTGCGGAGCGGTTGCCCGCGGCGCTCACTCAGGGGCAGCGGGACTTCTTCGGTGCGCACACGTACCGGCGGACCGACCGTGAGGGGTCGTTCCACACGCTGTGGGGCGGGGACCGCTCCGAGGTCTCCGGCTGA
- the panD gene encoding aspartate 1-decarboxylase, giving the protein MFRTMFKSKIHRATVTQADLHYVGSVTIDADLLDAADLLPGELVHIVDITNGARLETYVIEGERGSGVIGINGAAAHLVHPGDLVILISYAQVSDAEARALEPRVVHVDGDNRIVTLGTDPSEPVPGSDQERSPQSASA; this is encoded by the coding sequence GTGTTCCGTACCATGTTCAAGTCCAAGATCCACCGAGCCACCGTCACCCAGGCCGACCTGCACTACGTCGGCTCCGTGACCATCGATGCCGACCTTCTGGACGCCGCCGACCTGCTGCCCGGTGAGCTGGTCCACATCGTCGACATCACGAACGGCGCCCGCCTGGAGACGTACGTCATCGAGGGGGAGCGCGGGTCGGGTGTCATCGGCATCAACGGCGCGGCGGCCCACCTCGTGCACCCCGGGGATCTGGTGATCCTCATCAGTTACGCGCAGGTCTCCGACGCCGAGGCCCGTGCGCTGGAGCCGAGGGTCGTCCACGTGGACGGCGACAACCGGATCGTGACACTCGGTACGGACCCGTCCGAGCCGGTGCCGGGCTCGGACCAGGAGCGCAGCCCGCAGTCCGCCTCCGCCTGA
- a CDS encoding transglycosylase family protein, translating to MAVRGRHRRYQPNRINRASLTVTVGGAGMAIPLIGTGVANAADVDTWNKVAACESTNNWSINTGNGYYGGLQFSQSTWEAYGGRSYAARADLASKDQQIAVAEKVLKSQGPGAWPTCSQRAGLTRGGDSPDISPSGTSTQTTERKVDVQPQTTPQSRAGTAEMYTVVHGDTLSGIAGAREVRGGWQRLYEANRQTVGADPDLIVPGQRLSLSTKAPGRSGTATSSSGKADTKDKKVEKEKREDKAEKKTEKKTHSATHTLTSPVSAGTGTPYHAAGSSWSKGYHTGVDFPVPTGTSVKSVGAGSVVTAGWGGSFGYQVVIRHNDGRYTQYAHLSAISVKAGQSVGVGQRIGRSGSTGNSTGPHLHFEVRTGPGFGSDVDPVAYLRAGGVRI from the coding sequence ATGGCCGTACGCGGCCGGCACCGCCGGTATCAGCCCAACAGGATCAATCGAGCGTCACTCACGGTCACGGTCGGCGGCGCCGGAATGGCGATACCGCTGATCGGTACCGGCGTCGCGAACGCGGCCGACGTGGACACCTGGAACAAGGTCGCCGCCTGTGAGTCCACCAACAACTGGAGCATCAACACGGGCAACGGCTACTACGGCGGGCTCCAGTTCAGCCAGTCCACCTGGGAGGCCTACGGCGGCAGGTCCTACGCGGCCCGCGCCGACCTTGCGAGCAAGGACCAGCAGATAGCCGTCGCCGAGAAGGTCCTGAAGAGCCAGGGGCCGGGCGCCTGGCCCACCTGCTCGCAGCGGGCCGGGCTCACCCGCGGCGGCGACAGCCCCGACATCAGCCCCTCGGGCACCTCCACGCAGACCACCGAACGCAAGGTCGACGTACAGCCGCAGACCACGCCCCAGTCCCGGGCCGGCACCGCCGAGATGTACACGGTCGTGCACGGCGACACGCTCTCCGGCATCGCGGGCGCCCGTGAGGTACGGGGCGGCTGGCAGCGGTTGTACGAGGCCAACCGACAGACCGTCGGCGCCGACCCGGATCTGATCGTGCCCGGCCAGCGGCTGAGTCTGTCCACGAAGGCGCCGGGCAGGAGCGGCACGGCCACGTCGTCCTCCGGCAAGGCGGACACGAAGGACAAGAAGGTCGAGAAGGAGAAGAGGGAGGACAAGGCCGAGAAGAAGACGGAGAAGAAGACCCACTCGGCCACGCACACCCTCACCTCCCCGGTGAGCGCCGGCACCGGAACGCCGTACCACGCCGCGGGTTCCTCCTGGTCGAAGGGCTACCACACGGGCGTCGACTTCCCGGTGCCGACCGGCACGTCCGTCAAGTCGGTCGGCGCGGGCAGCGTGGTGACCGCCGGATGGGGCGGATCCTTCGGCTACCAGGTGGTCATCCGGCACAACGACGGCCGCTACACCCAGTACGCCCACCTGTCCGCGATCTCCGTGAAGGCGGGGCAGAGCGTGGGGGTCGGCCAGCGCATCGGCCGGTCCGGTTCCACGGGCAACAGCACGGGCCCGCATCTGCACTTCGAGGTGCGGACGGGGCCCGGTTTCGGCAGCGACGTCGATCCCGTCGCCTACCTGCGCGCCGGCGGCGTCAGGATCTGA
- a CDS encoding DMT family transporter: MSALVLSVVLSLVSAVAYAGGAIVQERVAATTPDRTYAPMRQLAWWAAVGLNALGGLLHVVALAYGPLSLVQPLGALTIVFALPMAAVFVRRRAGATAWRGAIMATVGLAGILALVGTADSQSLSSAQRVVVALVTGGAVVALMTAARAAHRHPAVRSVLLAIAAGVAFGMSSVFTKTVAVDWTGGVALADLPSLAVIGVLATAGMLLSQASYRGAGLAAPLATLTVVNPIVAAAVGITMFGETFRYGETGTMLALGCGVVAAGGLILLTTERISGSERTRPVPSAAGAAPMAADAASIDASLEAEPSLFGQAASLPGQPAVVASTADASTPASVSPERRIPSGVRDKAYTPAGVREETFTATAARGETLAPTATRPPHGVREKARASAGVPGGREQARTSAGATGGREQPRTSAGVPAGREESFASAGMLADGREGALVSPPGSNGPPPPGDVPDGSGSGSDGMTWPEGAYYGIPCLPLLPAPMVLRSCVRS; this comes from the coding sequence ATGAGCGCACTAGTGCTTTCTGTGGTGCTCTCCCTCGTCTCCGCCGTCGCCTACGCCGGCGGGGCCATCGTGCAGGAACGCGTCGCGGCGACCACGCCCGACCGTACGTACGCCCCCATGCGCCAGCTCGCCTGGTGGGCCGCGGTGGGTCTCAACGCCCTCGGCGGGCTGCTGCACGTCGTGGCGCTGGCCTACGGGCCGCTCAGCCTGGTCCAGCCGCTGGGCGCGCTGACCATCGTGTTCGCGCTGCCCATGGCCGCCGTCTTCGTCCGCCGCAGGGCCGGGGCGACCGCCTGGCGGGGCGCGATCATGGCGACGGTCGGTCTGGCCGGAATCCTGGCACTGGTCGGCACCGCCGACTCGCAGTCCCTGAGCAGCGCCCAGCGCGTCGTGGTGGCCCTGGTCACCGGCGGTGCGGTGGTGGCCCTGATGACGGCGGCCCGCGCGGCGCACCGGCACCCGGCCGTGCGCAGTGTGCTGCTGGCGATCGCGGCGGGTGTCGCCTTCGGTATGTCGTCGGTGTTCACGAAGACCGTCGCGGTGGACTGGACGGGTGGCGTCGCGCTCGCCGACCTGCCGAGCCTCGCCGTGATCGGCGTTCTGGCGACCGCCGGAATGCTGCTGTCGCAGGCCTCCTACCGGGGCGCCGGCCTCGCGGCCCCGCTGGCCACGCTGACCGTCGTGAACCCGATCGTGGCCGCGGCGGTGGGTATCACGATGTTCGGCGAGACGTTCCGCTACGGCGAGACGGGCACGATGCTCGCCCTCGGCTGCGGAGTCGTCGCGGCGGGCGGTCTGATCCTGCTCACGACGGAGCGGATCAGCGGCTCGGAGCGCACGCGGCCGGTTCCGTCGGCTGCCGGGGCGGCGCCCATGGCCGCGGACGCGGCCTCCATCGACGCGTCCCTGGAGGCGGAGCCGAGCCTCTTCGGGCAGGCCGCCTCGCTCCCCGGACAGCCCGCGGTCGTCGCTTCCACCGCCGACGCCTCCACCCCCGCCTCCGTCTCCCCCGAGCGACGGATTCCCTCGGGGGTGCGGGACAAGGCGTACACGCCGGCCGGCGTCCGAGAAGAAACGTTCACGGCGACCGCGGCGCGGGGCGAGACGCTCGCGCCGACGGCCACGCGCCCGCCGCACGGCGTACGTGAGAAAGCGCGCGCGTCCGCCGGAGTACCCGGAGGCCGTGAGCAGGCGCGCACGTCGGCCGGCGCGACCGGGGGCCGTGAGCAGCCGCGCACGTCGGCCGGGGTGCCCGCAGGCCGGGAGGAGTCGTTCGCGTCGGCCGGGATGCTTGCCGACGGGCGGGAGGGGGCTCTTGTGTCGCCGCCCGGATCGAACGGGCCCCCGCCGCCCGGCGACGTGCCGGACGGCTCGGGTTCGGGGTCGGACGGGATGACGTGGCCCGAAGGCGCGTACTACGGCATTCCGTGCCTGCCCCTGCTGCCCGCCCCGATGGTGCTGCGCTCCTGCGTCAGATCCTGA
- a CDS encoding GNAT family N-acetyltransferase: MSEITIRDDRARGLLEAYSGDEVAGRIQYFVLESPGRALVPVHTVVEPAHEGKGIAGSLARELYAISAREGVPVAPLCPYVVKWAERHPAEAPVADPALLDAAKAWLEAHPGRF, translated from the coding sequence ATGAGTGAGATCACGATCCGTGACGACCGGGCGCGCGGCCTCCTGGAGGCGTACTCCGGTGACGAAGTGGCGGGTCGCATCCAGTACTTCGTCCTCGAAAGCCCCGGCCGCGCCCTCGTCCCGGTCCACACCGTCGTGGAGCCCGCCCATGAGGGCAAGGGCATCGCGGGCTCCCTCGCCCGTGAGCTGTACGCGATCTCCGCCCGCGAGGGCGTGCCGGTCGCGCCGCTGTGCCCGTACGTCGTGAAGTGGGCCGAGCGGCACCCCGCGGAGGCGCCGGTCGCGGACCCCGCCTTGCTGGACGCGGCGAAGGCGTGGCTTGAGGCGCACCCCGGCCGGTTCTGA